Proteins encoded in a region of the Acetomicrobium sp. S15 = DSM 107314 genome:
- the murB gene encoding UDP-N-acetylmuramate dehydrogenase has protein sequence MKGIERLRTAEDLGLIRVNEPLWLHSRWRIGGVADLFIEPLRADQVARACARAEEEGVALVIVGNGSNLLFSDAGLRGAVLKIGRKFSHYTVKGNIITAQAGAWVPALARAAANRGLSGLEHAAGIPGTLGGLIYMNGGSLRHSIGETVRRVWAMDRFGNVKVMHNAECAFSYRRSIFQDTDLVILQAELLCRPDDPSRIRRQTLEILEERKRKFPLKLPNCGSVFSNHPELYDSFGPPGKVIQDLGLKGLTVGGVQVSQKHANFIVNLGGGKAADVFKLVSLIRAATFKRTGLYLECEVRYVDERGRLGPLHTFLDEAN, from the coding sequence ATGAAGGGAATAGAAAGGCTTCGCACTGCAGAAGATCTGGGGCTCATCCGCGTGAATGAGCCCCTCTGGCTTCATTCCCGTTGGAGGATCGGGGGGGTGGCGGATCTCTTCATAGAGCCGCTCCGGGCAGATCAAGTAGCAAGGGCCTGCGCTCGTGCTGAAGAAGAGGGCGTCGCTCTTGTTATCGTAGGTAATGGGTCTAACCTCCTCTTCAGCGACGCAGGGTTGCGCGGCGCCGTGCTGAAGATAGGCCGCAAATTCTCCCACTATACAGTCAAAGGCAACATCATAACGGCCCAGGCCGGCGCGTGGGTGCCAGCCTTGGCAAGAGCGGCTGCGAATAGGGGCCTAAGCGGACTCGAGCACGCTGCGGGCATACCCGGCACCTTGGGCGGCCTTATATATATGAACGGCGGCAGTTTAAGGCACAGCATAGGCGAAACCGTCCGCAGGGTATGGGCAATGGACCGCTTCGGAAATGTGAAGGTCATGCATAACGCCGAATGTGCCTTTTCCTATCGTCGTTCCATTTTCCAAGACACGGATCTTGTAATCCTCCAGGCAGAGCTATTGTGTCGACCCGACGACCCATCCCGAATCAGGCGGCAAACGCTTGAGATCCTCGAGGAGAGGAAAAGGAAATTCCCCTTAAAGCTTCCGAACTGCGGCTCTGTCTTCTCCAACCACCCGGAGCTCTATGATAGCTTCGGCCCTCCGGGCAAGGTGATACAAGACCTGGGATTGAAGGGGCTTACGGTAGGCGGCGTCCAAGTGAGTCAAAAGCATGCCAACTTCATCGTAAACCTCGGCGGCGGAAAGGCCGCTGATGTCTTTAAGTTGGTTAGCCTGATTAGGGCAGCAACATTTAAACGCACCGGCTTATACTTGGAGTGCGAGGTGCGCTATGTGGACGAAAGGGGGCGCTTGGGCCCCCTGCACACCTTCCTCGACGAGGCAAACTAA
- the lpdA gene encoding dihydrolipoyl dehydrogenase, whose protein sequence is MKRVVVIGGGPGGYVAAIRAAQLGADVTLVEKGELGGTCLNRGCIPTKVLLHTAELYSSVKGGKRIGLNTEGLSVDWKALMDRKSSVVKQLTNGVKALLSSNGVSVVQGEGSFATPKEVLVTKKDGTKENIKGDAFVIATGSAPVKLPLPGMDLEGVITSDEALSLDEVPESIVIVGGGVIGMEFTSIFSSLGSQVAVVEMLPEILPPMDSEMAAALKKIMERRGVRFHTSTTVTGITREEGLLQVKAKAGEGELSLAGKKVLVAVGRKPYTAGLNLEDIGVKVERGRIAVNEQMETSVAGIYAIGDCASPIMLAHVAMTEGAIAAENIMGEHKAMNYKAVPNCLYTSPELAGVGLTEEEAKKHAGEIKVGRFPLAANGKALILGETQGMVKIIADAKYGEILGLHILGPKATELIAEGTIAMTLEATLEEITSTIHAHPTVGEAIFEAALAADGISIHMPKR, encoded by the coding sequence ATGAAGCGGGTAGTCGTCATAGGAGGAGGACCTGGCGGATATGTGGCCGCCATCAGAGCCGCTCAACTGGGTGCCGACGTCACATTGGTCGAAAAGGGCGAGCTCGGAGGCACATGTCTAAACAGGGGATGTATTCCTACCAAAGTCCTCCTTCATACAGCTGAACTCTATTCATCCGTCAAGGGAGGCAAGCGCATCGGTTTGAACACGGAAGGCTTGTCGGTCGACTGGAAAGCTCTCATGGACAGGAAAAGTTCCGTAGTAAAGCAACTTACCAACGGAGTAAAGGCACTCCTTTCGTCTAACGGTGTCTCCGTCGTTCAAGGAGAAGGCTCATTTGCGACGCCCAAAGAGGTTTTGGTAACCAAAAAAGACGGAACAAAGGAGAACATAAAGGGCGATGCCTTCGTCATAGCCACCGGATCAGCGCCGGTTAAACTCCCCCTACCCGGTATGGACCTCGAGGGCGTGATAACCAGCGACGAAGCGCTCTCACTCGACGAGGTTCCGGAGTCTATCGTCATCGTCGGTGGCGGCGTAATAGGGATGGAGTTCACCTCAATCTTTTCGAGCCTCGGATCGCAGGTTGCGGTAGTGGAAATGTTGCCCGAGATACTTCCCCCTATGGATTCGGAGATGGCCGCCGCACTTAAAAAAATTATGGAGCGCAGGGGCGTGCGCTTTCACACGAGCACAACCGTAACGGGCATCACAAGGGAGGAAGGCCTACTCCAGGTGAAAGCGAAAGCCGGGGAAGGAGAGCTCTCTCTCGCCGGAAAGAAAGTGCTCGTGGCCGTGGGGCGCAAGCCCTATACGGCGGGCCTGAACCTTGAAGACATAGGCGTCAAGGTAGAGCGCGGGCGCATCGCCGTGAATGAGCAGATGGAGACGAGCGTCGCAGGGATATACGCCATAGGCGACTGCGCAAGCCCTATAATGTTAGCCCACGTGGCGATGACGGAAGGAGCTATAGCGGCAGAAAACATTATGGGCGAGCACAAAGCCATGAATTACAAGGCTGTTCCAAACTGCCTCTACACCTCTCCCGAGCTCGCAGGTGTGGGTTTGACGGAGGAGGAGGCCAAAAAGCACGCAGGTGAAATAAAAGTAGGGCGATTTCCCTTGGCGGCGAACGGCAAGGCTCTCATTTTGGGCGAAACACAGGGCATGGTGAAGATTATAGCAGACGCAAAATATGGCGAGATTTTAGGACTGCACATATTGGGCCCCAAGGCCACAGAGCTCATCGCCGAAGGAACGATAGCCATGACACTCGAGGCCACGCTGGAAGAGATAACTTCCACAATTCACGCCCACCCTACAGTGGGAGAGGCCATATTCGAAGCTGCCCTCGCTGCCGATGGCATAAGTATACACATGCCCAAGCGGTGA
- a CDS encoding Bug family tripartite tricarboxylate transporter substrate binding protein, producing MKGKWRLACVVFVAAFALFASSVGAQAAYPDRPVQIICPWGAGGGTDQVARTIAAILQEDLGVPFNVVNRTGGGGAIGHIAGAKAQPDGYTLTIITAELNMMHWMGMAEVTYNDFRPIGIVNIDPAAVWVSADSKWGKLEDLVNEIKANPGKLRASGTGTGGIWHLAMAGWLASMGLPPDAVTWVPSTGAAEGLRELIGGGVDLVPCSLPEGMSLYSAGKIKGLAVMADERVKAFPDIPTLKELGIDWSLGTWRGIAGPKGLSDDVVSVLEPALKKAVESERFTSFMDQVGYGVAWIPTDEAVKFLAENDEELGNLMKELGLAK from the coding sequence ATGAAGGGAAAGTGGCGTTTAGCGTGTGTTGTATTTGTTGCAGCGTTTGCGCTTTTTGCCTCGTCGGTAGGCGCACAAGCGGCTTACCCAGATAGACCAGTACAGATCATTTGCCCCTGGGGCGCGGGCGGAGGAACGGATCAAGTAGCAAGGACAATAGCCGCCATCTTGCAGGAAGATCTGGGCGTTCCGTTTAACGTGGTAAACCGCACCGGCGGAGGCGGAGCCATAGGTCATATAGCCGGAGCCAAGGCTCAGCCAGACGGATATACGCTCACTATCATCACCGCCGAGCTCAACATGATGCATTGGATGGGCATGGCGGAGGTAACTTACAACGACTTTCGCCCCATAGGGATTGTAAACATCGACCCTGCGGCGGTATGGGTTTCGGCCGACTCGAAGTGGGGGAAATTGGAAGACCTCGTAAATGAGATAAAGGCAAACCCAGGAAAACTGCGCGCCTCCGGCACGGGCACCGGTGGCATATGGCACCTCGCCATGGCCGGGTGGCTCGCCTCTATGGGCCTTCCGCCTGACGCGGTCACTTGGGTTCCCTCTACAGGGGCCGCTGAAGGCCTGCGCGAGCTGATAGGCGGAGGCGTGGATCTGGTGCCGTGCAGCTTGCCCGAGGGCATGAGTCTCTATTCGGCCGGCAAGATCAAGGGGCTCGCAGTCATGGCAGATGAGCGCGTCAAAGCCTTCCCCGACATACCGACGCTGAAGGAACTCGGCATAGACTGGAGCCTGGGCACGTGGCGCGGCATAGCCGGCCCCAAGGGGCTTTCCGACGACGTCGTAAGTGTTTTGGAACCGGCATTGAAAAAGGCGGTCGAAAGCGAGCGTTTCACAAGCTTTATGGATCAAGTTGGATACGGTGTGGCCTGGATTCCGACCGACGAGGCAGTAAAGTTTTTGGCAGAAAACGATGAAGAGCTGGGCAATCTCATGAAAGAGCTGGGATTAGCCAAGTAG
- a CDS encoding tripartite tricarboxylate transporter TctB family protein: protein MLAKDAVIGTGCAVGGVLIVHRSMQLGNVPGSYAGPGLFPTLIGIALCICGILVLAPALRQKEKGEKFFSGPGERLRLVEVTGLVIFLIACAPKLGFILTSWIMMMAELCLRKNSLLRSAVTATILVAVVWGLFTKALRVPLPVGPWGW from the coding sequence TTGCTCGCAAAAGATGCCGTTATAGGCACCGGGTGCGCTGTCGGAGGGGTGCTCATTGTACATAGGAGCATGCAGTTAGGGAATGTCCCTGGTTCATATGCCGGGCCAGGGCTTTTCCCCACGCTTATAGGCATCGCTTTATGTATCTGCGGTATATTGGTGTTAGCGCCCGCTTTGCGTCAAAAGGAGAAAGGGGAGAAATTCTTCAGCGGGCCGGGCGAACGCTTAAGGCTCGTGGAAGTTACGGGGCTGGTAATATTTCTGATCGCCTGTGCTCCCAAGTTGGGCTTCATTCTAACGTCGTGGATCATGATGATGGCAGAGTTATGCTTGCGCAAGAATAGCCTTTTGCGCAGCGCCGTTACGGCCACGATATTGGTAGCAGTAGTGTGGGGGTTATTCACAAAGGCGCTCAGGGTTCCGCTTCCCGTGGGACCGTGGGGGTGGTAG
- a CDS encoding SDR family oxidoreductase has product MDLGLEGKSVLVLASSSGLGKAIAAEFAKEGSRVMISSSNEEKLRIAQREIREATGNEPLYRVCDITKADQIKALVRETANAFGTIHVLVNNAGGPPPGTFESFGDDAWQRAFELDLLSYVRSIREVLPYMKKERWGRIVNSTSSSVKEVIDNLILSNTFRIGVAGMSKTLAREVAPYGILVNVIGPGRILTPRLEQVDKANAQKMGKSVEDVRAVTLSAIPLGRFGDPVEYAKLAVFLCSEANTYITGQTIIVDGGMVKAVP; this is encoded by the coding sequence ATGGACCTCGGACTCGAGGGCAAAAGTGTTTTAGTGTTGGCTTCGAGCTCTGGCCTCGGCAAGGCCATAGCCGCTGAGTTTGCAAAAGAGGGGTCGCGCGTCATGATATCCTCTTCCAACGAAGAAAAATTGCGGATCGCCCAAAGGGAGATAAGGGAAGCCACCGGCAATGAGCCTCTGTATAGGGTTTGTGACATCACGAAGGCCGATCAAATAAAAGCGCTGGTGCGCGAGACCGCCAACGCCTTCGGCACGATCCATGTGCTCGTCAACAACGCGGGCGGCCCACCTCCAGGCACATTCGAGAGCTTCGGTGACGATGCGTGGCAGCGCGCTTTCGAGCTCGACCTCTTGAGCTACGTGAGGAGTATCCGGGAGGTGCTTCCCTATATGAAGAAAGAGCGCTGGGGAAGGATAGTGAACTCCACCTCCTCTTCGGTCAAAGAGGTCATAGACAATCTCATACTCTCCAATACGTTCCGCATCGGTGTGGCTGGGATGAGCAAGACTTTGGCACGGGAGGTGGCCCCTTATGGCATCCTCGTAAACGTCATAGGGCCGGGCCGGATACTCACGCCGCGCCTGGAGCAAGTGGACAAGGCGAACGCGCAAAAAATGGGAAAGAGCGTAGAGGATGTCCGAGCAGTCACGCTTTCGGCCATACCGTTGGGGCGGTTTGGCGACCCAGTGGAATACGCCAAGCTCGCCGTTTTCCTGTGTTCCGAGGCCAACACCTACATAACTGGACAGACTATCATAGTCGATGGCGGGATGGTGAAGGCCGTCCCATAA
- a CDS encoding nitroreductase family protein has protein sequence MDVIQALKERRSINFFDPERSIPDNTLKELLEIANLAPSSFNLQPWKVIAVKDRERKKVLRRCAFDQPKVEEASVVLIIVADPMGVEENRDAVIKSNIELGYMKPEATESTLGMIQTLYGPPNSLQRKIFAVKNASLFAMSVMAAARGLGLETHPMDGFDEGAIKKEFGIPNDKIVPMIIAVGYLKPGVKLLPRAYRRKIEDFVRFE, from the coding sequence GTGGATGTCATCCAGGCGTTGAAAGAGAGGCGCTCCATAAATTTCTTTGATCCCGAGCGCAGCATACCCGATAATACGTTGAAGGAGCTCTTGGAGATCGCAAATCTCGCCCCGTCTTCGTTCAATCTGCAGCCGTGGAAGGTCATCGCTGTCAAAGACAGGGAGCGAAAAAAGGTCCTCAGGCGCTGTGCCTTCGACCAACCAAAGGTGGAAGAGGCCTCGGTTGTGCTCATAATCGTGGCCGATCCGATGGGCGTTGAGGAAAACCGGGATGCAGTTATAAAGTCCAACATAGAGTTAGGCTATATGAAGCCGGAGGCCACGGAGTCGACTCTGGGAATGATCCAGACCCTTTACGGCCCTCCCAATAGCCTGCAGAGGAAGATCTTCGCGGTCAAAAACGCGTCGCTTTTCGCCATGAGCGTAATGGCTGCCGCCAGGGGGTTGGGATTGGAAACGCACCCGATGGACGGCTTTGACGAGGGGGCCATAAAGAAGGAATTCGGCATTCCCAACGATAAGATAGTTCCCATGATCATCGCGGTTGGTTACCTTAAGCCGGGAGTCAAGCTTCTTCCTCGGGCATATAGGAGAAAGATCGAGGATTTCGTCAGGTTTGAGTAG
- a CDS encoding alanyl-tRNA editing protein, with product MEAKIKDVLKVEGKKALVTLCENPFRPAGGGQPGDTGTLEGTNLLAVVNDCTEEDAGPVLHLAVKRGEVRPGDVVTVKVDYGRHATLSRMHTGEHILSRALERQVSGLKVYKVSIDSKESSIYLRYDGELTWEMLFSAEDEANSIIASDIPVKIYSLSPQEAQSLPNLKANWERIESEKIRIVQIGDYDLIACSGSHVSSTAQVGGVIVTAFRGSPPEWEVKFSLERAHLLDDYGRVMRKLLRKVGCKPEDLEPIYDRLREEKESLQKLLGKVRSYISFPFSEEQVDGYELLSAEAPGLTVEVATPALKKLTEERKKAVVVLLIQVGEEREAYFVLTAGNDVAVDLRKIVKDRKELEAKGGGSASWVSGVTACLSVARWREALSELLRSS from the coding sequence GTGGAAGCTAAGATCAAGGATGTCCTCAAGGTCGAGGGCAAGAAAGCTCTTGTGACGCTTTGCGAAAATCCCTTCCGCCCGGCCGGGGGAGGACAGCCTGGAGACACGGGCACCTTGGAGGGCACAAATCTTTTGGCGGTTGTTAATGATTGCACCGAAGAAGACGCAGGGCCTGTGCTCCACTTGGCTGTGAAGCGGGGGGAAGTGAGGCCTGGTGATGTTGTAACGGTCAAAGTTGACTACGGACGCCATGCGACACTTTCGCGCATGCACACCGGCGAACACATACTATCCCGGGCTTTAGAAAGGCAGGTCTCAGGTCTCAAGGTGTATAAGGTTTCCATAGATTCCAAAGAGAGCTCTATATACCTGCGCTACGACGGAGAACTCACATGGGAGATGCTCTTTTCCGCCGAGGATGAGGCGAACTCTATCATCGCCTCCGATATCCCCGTAAAAATTTATAGCCTTTCTCCTCAAGAAGCCCAAAGCCTTCCCAATTTAAAGGCCAACTGGGAGAGAATAGAAAGCGAGAAGATAAGGATCGTCCAGATCGGTGATTACGATCTGATAGCCTGTTCGGGCAGCCACGTATCCTCGACGGCTCAAGTCGGAGGGGTGATCGTGACGGCCTTCAGGGGTTCACCTCCCGAGTGGGAAGTGAAGTTCTCTCTGGAGAGGGCGCACCTCTTGGATGATTACGGCAGGGTCATGAGGAAACTTTTGCGCAAGGTCGGATGCAAGCCTGAAGACCTTGAGCCCATTTACGACAGGCTGAGGGAAGAGAAAGAATCGCTCCAAAAGCTCCTCGGCAAGGTGAGGAGCTACATCTCCTTTCCCTTCTCGGAAGAACAAGTGGACGGATACGAGCTGTTATCCGCCGAGGCGCCAGGCTTGACGGTGGAGGTCGCGACGCCCGCCTTGAAGAAGCTCACCGAAGAAAGAAAAAAGGCCGTGGTTGTCTTGCTGATTCAGGTGGGCGAAGAAAGGGAGGCCTACTTCGTTTTAACGGCCGGCAACGACGTCGCTGTGGACCTGCGGAAGATCGTAAAGGACAGAAAAGAGCTCGAAGCCAAAGGCGGCGGGAGCGCTTCCTGGGTTTCCGGGGTTACGGCATGTCTTTCCGTGGCGCGCTGGAGGGAAGCGCTGAGCGAGCTTCTCCGCTCCTCTTAG
- a CDS encoding methyl-accepting chemotaxis protein yields the protein MGKGLMRRSAILIALFVILIVGVYSLNNIVNGLEKEDAAIEAIALRQAFLAEGIFATATYLSYDQNDAIRRNLSDKIKAFDQGLKLLLEGGVLPPQILSYLHIDTIHPAPPEVQDQIKSILSLWRQVRERLDAISSSSNAQMTAEALAEDRRTLLDELNRLQAVLAEHAVGKTAWWRRVRSATLIAGTVFAFLVGLLISRGIVRPLKNLLSFVKALAEDTLDLTQRLPVKSRDELGYLSAAFNHFIEFLRRSFWDTFCTFRDSAVQMSAVEDQVRRSSSVFKEMHEELSRGSKDIDEIAASVQEANSGIAEIAAASEGLARMAEELNAAAAEIGERAASGQSALEEVRKSILTMRDQGHGVAQSTEAVTEKASLIQDVVKAITAIADRTNLLALNAAIEAARAGEHGKGFAVVAEEVRKLAEESRRAAVQIGENLNAVMEEVEGNAKEIASMAEEMDSVAKRSDRVIEEIAAVLKGIASVGTSAEGVASSAEELSASTEEMSAASEQIASRTSDLKEIMERVTHTAKTMEGSLVSLSEETKRVVNLSRAMLDKFSRFKLAQKEDFIAEVEGALEAHKRWVKRLKAVTSGDEAFSFVQTDPTRCHFGVFYAISIPPQEIAALWEEIGKIHEIVHKSALPAIEAVSRRDFDAAKAMYGRAEEASRKLTALMERCLAICKGEAPLEAPTGLRALPVTASASAADSKVAQAFASRP from the coding sequence ATGGGAAAGGGCCTTATGAGGCGCAGTGCAATTTTGATCGCACTTTTCGTCATCCTCATCGTGGGAGTTTACAGCTTGAACAACATCGTGAATGGACTTGAGAAGGAAGACGCTGCCATAGAGGCCATTGCCTTGAGGCAAGCCTTCTTGGCGGAAGGTATATTTGCTACAGCTACTTACTTAAGCTATGATCAAAACGACGCAATACGGCGAAATCTATCCGATAAAATCAAGGCTTTCGACCAAGGGCTGAAACTACTCTTGGAAGGAGGGGTTCTTCCACCCCAAATCCTCTCCTACTTGCACATTGACACAATCCATCCTGCCCCGCCCGAGGTGCAAGACCAAATCAAAAGCATATTGAGCCTTTGGCGCCAGGTGCGGGAAAGGCTCGACGCCATCTCCAGCAGCAGCAACGCTCAAATGACAGCAGAGGCCTTGGCAGAGGATCGGAGAACGCTCTTAGACGAGTTAAACCGCCTTCAGGCCGTACTAGCTGAACACGCTGTAGGCAAAACAGCATGGTGGAGGCGCGTTCGATCGGCAACACTTATCGCAGGTACGGTCTTTGCCTTTTTGGTGGGGTTGCTCATAAGCAGGGGCATCGTCCGTCCGCTAAAAAACCTCCTATCATTCGTAAAAGCGCTCGCCGAAGACACCTTAGACCTGACTCAGCGCTTACCGGTCAAATCCAGGGATGAATTGGGCTATTTAAGCGCCGCGTTCAACCACTTCATCGAATTTCTGCGGCGTTCTTTCTGGGACACATTCTGCACGTTCAGGGATAGCGCAGTTCAAATGAGCGCCGTGGAAGACCAGGTAAGGCGCTCCTCGTCCGTATTTAAAGAGATGCACGAAGAGCTATCCAGAGGGTCCAAGGACATAGATGAAATTGCTGCCTCGGTTCAAGAGGCCAATTCGGGGATAGCCGAAATAGCTGCGGCTAGCGAAGGTCTGGCTCGGATGGCGGAGGAGCTGAACGCCGCTGCCGCAGAAATCGGAGAAAGGGCCGCTTCAGGCCAATCTGCCCTTGAGGAGGTAAGAAAGTCCATCCTTACCATGAGAGACCAGGGCCATGGGGTGGCCCAAAGCACAGAGGCCGTGACCGAAAAGGCCTCCCTTATCCAAGACGTGGTGAAGGCTATAACGGCCATCGCCGATAGGACTAATCTATTGGCATTGAACGCCGCTATAGAGGCCGCCCGGGCCGGTGAGCACGGCAAGGGCTTTGCGGTGGTTGCAGAAGAGGTGAGGAAGCTCGCTGAGGAGAGCAGGAGGGCAGCCGTTCAGATAGGGGAAAATCTCAACGCCGTGATGGAAGAGGTCGAAGGAAACGCCAAAGAGATCGCCTCTATGGCCGAGGAGATGGACAGCGTGGCCAAAAGAAGCGATCGCGTAATAGAAGAGATTGCCGCCGTGTTGAAGGGAATCGCTTCGGTGGGAACGAGCGCCGAGGGTGTGGCTTCCAGCGCCGAGGAGTTGTCAGCCTCTACGGAGGAGATGTCGGCAGCGTCGGAACAGATCGCATCTCGCACCTCTGACCTCAAAGAGATAATGGAGCGCGTAACACATACGGCAAAGACCATGGAGGGATCGCTGGTCTCCTTAAGCGAAGAGACAAAGCGCGTGGTGAATCTTTCTCGAGCGATGCTGGATAAATTTTCCAGGTTCAAACTCGCCCAGAAAGAAGATTTTATCGCCGAAGTCGAAGGAGCTTTGGAGGCCCACAAACGCTGGGTCAAGAGGCTGAAAGCCGTAACGAGCGGAGACGAAGCCTTCTCCTTCGTTCAGACGGACCCTACCCGCTGCCACTTCGGCGTTTTTTATGCCATTTCTATCCCACCTCAAGAGATCGCTGCGCTTTGGGAGGAGATAGGGAAAATCCACGAAATCGTCCACAAATCTGCACTTCCCGCTATCGAAGCGGTATCGAGGCGCGATTTCGACGCCGCTAAAGCTATGTATGGTCGCGCCGAGGAGGCGAGCCGCAAGCTCACAGCGTTGATGGAAAGGTGCCTTGCCATATGTAAAGGCGAGGCGCCTCTTGAGGCGCCCACAGGTCTGAGGGCTTTGCCGGTAACCGCTTCCGCATCTGCCGCCGACTCGAAAGTCGCGCAAGCCTTCGCCTCCCGCCCGTGA
- a CDS encoding tripartite tricarboxylate transporter permease, whose translation MMANLAAAIQLLSSPYLIFIMVITAVYGLFVGLVPGLTATMATALFVPFTFFMDPLPALAGVIVLSAMAIFAGDIPATLVRVPGTPSSSAYVEDAYQLCNKGMAVKALALCACCSATGGIIGALSLMLIAPTLAQFATRFTSFEYFWLAILGLSTTVTVSKGSTVKSCIALLLGLFFSTIGIDITLGIPRFTFGSSELLGGVNFIPAMVGLFGVSEVIRTTEESVSFTAQKLSFGFFEMLKSAWAAMKNRLGILLRSAVLGMVIGALPGAGGDIAAWISYGVGKLSSKHPEEYGKGSEEAVLTATSANNAALGGAWIPALVFGIPGDSITAILLGILMMKGLRPGPLIFERQGDLVYAIYLIFLIANVLLIPLGYLAARSGMQMLKVPKGILMPAILLFCCVGSYAINNSLFDVGVMLVMGLLGYFFEKSDVPVAPIVLGLILGPMVERNFMMSVIKTGGALNQFVTRPISTVLVICVACAWTIPLWSARRRRRSVAS comes from the coding sequence ATGATGGCAAACCTCGCGGCAGCAATTCAATTATTATCGAGCCCCTATTTAATTTTCATCATGGTCATTACGGCGGTCTATGGCCTCTTTGTGGGGCTCGTCCCGGGGCTAACGGCCACGATGGCCACCGCTTTGTTCGTTCCCTTCACATTCTTCATGGATCCGCTCCCCGCCTTAGCGGGTGTGATAGTCCTCTCGGCCATGGCGATATTTGCCGGAGACATTCCTGCGACGCTGGTGCGCGTTCCCGGCACCCCGTCGAGCAGCGCCTATGTAGAAGATGCATACCAACTGTGCAATAAAGGAATGGCCGTGAAGGCGTTGGCCCTTTGCGCTTGTTGTAGTGCTACGGGTGGGATCATTGGGGCACTTTCGCTAATGCTTATCGCTCCTACGTTAGCCCAATTTGCCACGCGTTTCACTTCGTTTGAGTACTTCTGGCTCGCTATTTTGGGCCTTTCCACCACCGTCACGGTATCAAAGGGCTCCACGGTTAAAAGCTGTATAGCGCTCCTGTTGGGGCTCTTTTTCTCCACTATAGGAATAGATATAACGCTCGGCATACCGCGCTTTACCTTCGGAAGCAGCGAACTTTTGGGCGGCGTGAACTTCATCCCGGCGATGGTCGGACTATTCGGCGTGAGTGAGGTTATACGCACGACGGAGGAGTCGGTCAGCTTCACGGCGCAAAAGCTCTCCTTCGGCTTTTTTGAAATGCTCAAAAGCGCATGGGCAGCGATGAAAAACCGTTTAGGAATACTGCTGCGCTCTGCAGTGCTGGGCATGGTCATAGGAGCTCTGCCGGGTGCAGGGGGCGACATCGCTGCCTGGATCTCTTACGGCGTCGGTAAACTTTCATCGAAACATCCGGAAGAATATGGCAAAGGCTCGGAAGAAGCAGTCCTAACCGCAACGTCGGCCAACAACGCAGCTTTGGGCGGAGCATGGATCCCGGCGCTCGTTTTCGGCATACCGGGTGATTCCATAACGGCCATATTGCTCGGCATCCTCATGATGAAGGGGTTGCGTCCTGGTCCCCTTATCTTTGAAAGGCAAGGGGACCTCGTCTACGCCATATATCTGATCTTTCTCATCGCCAATGTGCTACTGATTCCCCTCGGATATTTGGCCGCCAGGTCTGGCATGCAGATGCTCAAAGTACCGAAGGGGATTCTCATGCCTGCTATACTGCTTTTTTGCTGCGTCGGCTCTTACGCCATAAACAACAGCCTCTTCGACGTGGGCGTGATGCTTGTCATGGGGCTCTTGGGATATTTCTTCGAGAAGAGCGATGTGCCCGTCGCCCCGATAGTCTTGGGGCTGATACTCGGGCCCATGGTGGAGCGCAACTTCATGATGAGCGTTATAAAGACCGGCGGCGCCTTGAACCAGTTCGTAACGCGCCCCATAAGCACCGTGCTGGTGATCTGCGTAGCATGCGCGTGGACGATCCCGCTCTGGTCGGCGAGAAGAAGGCGCAGAAGCGTTGCCTCGTAA